A genomic stretch from Komagataeibacter xylinus includes:
- a CDS encoding nitronate monooxygenase family protein has product MKPINAIRMGGTDILPLVEGGKGVSISTGISAGHWAAAGGAGTVSIVNADSYDADGNIVPQIYHGKTRRERHEELVDYAIRGGIAQARIAHEIAGGRGRIHANILWEMGGAERVINGVLEGAPGLIQGLTCGAGMPYRLSDIAAKFGIHYYPIVSSARAFNALWRRSYHKTADLLGAVVYEDPWRAGGHNGLSNTENPLAPEDPFPRVLALRKQMRAFGLDETPIIMAGGVWWLEEWQDWIDNPELGPIVFQFGTRPLLTQESPIPQAWKDRLLTLKKGDVFLNRFSPTGFYSSAVNNSFLRELRGRSERQIPFSPEALGEHTMALAIGARGRQVFVTPADGQRAHLWMEEGHTEAMRTPDNTLVFVSPERAREILTDQGACMGCLSECRFSNWSQKPPAYSNGHKADPRSYCIQKTLQDAAHAHGPDQAEVIDHNLMFGGTNAWRFATDPFYANGFVPTVAQLLERIMTGR; this is encoded by the coding sequence ATGAAGCCGATCAATGCGATCCGTATGGGCGGGACGGATATTCTGCCCCTGGTCGAGGGGGGGAAGGGCGTCTCGATCTCGACTGGCATTTCCGCCGGGCACTGGGCGGCAGCCGGGGGCGCGGGCACGGTCTCGATCGTGAACGCTGACTCCTATGATGCGGACGGCAACATCGTGCCGCAGATCTATCACGGCAAGACCCGGCGCGAGCGGCATGAGGAACTGGTCGATTACGCCATTCGCGGCGGTATAGCCCAGGCCCGTATCGCGCATGAGATTGCTGGTGGCAGGGGCCGCATCCACGCCAATATCCTGTGGGAAATGGGCGGGGCGGAGCGTGTCATCAATGGCGTGCTTGAAGGGGCTCCGGGCCTGATCCAGGGCCTGACCTGTGGCGCGGGCATGCCGTACCGCCTGTCGGACATCGCGGCGAAATTCGGCATCCATTACTATCCCATCGTTTCATCCGCCCGCGCGTTCAACGCCCTGTGGCGGCGGTCGTATCACAAGACCGCCGACCTGCTTGGCGCCGTGGTGTATGAAGACCCCTGGCGGGCGGGCGGGCATAATGGCCTGTCCAACACCGAAAACCCGCTGGCACCGGAAGACCCGTTCCCCCGCGTGCTGGCGCTGCGCAAGCAGATGCGGGCCTTCGGGCTGGACGAGACCCCCATCATCATGGCCGGTGGCGTGTGGTGGCTGGAGGAATGGCAGGACTGGATCGACAACCCCGAACTCGGGCCGATCGTGTTCCAGTTCGGCACCCGCCCGCTCCTGACGCAGGAAAGCCCGATTCCGCAGGCATGGAAAGACCGCCTGCTGACGCTGAAGAAGGGGGATGTGTTCCTCAACCGCTTCTCGCCCACGGGTTTCTATTCCTCCGCCGTCAACAACAGCTTCCTGCGTGAACTGCGCGGGCGCTCGGAGCGACAGATCCCGTTCTCGCCCGAAGCACTTGGCGAGCACACCATGGCGCTCGCCATTGGCGCGCGCGGGCGGCAGGTTTTTGTTACCCCCGCCGATGGGCAGCGCGCGCATCTGTGGATGGAAGAAGGCCACACCGAGGCCATGCGCACGCCGGACAACACGCTGGTGTTCGTATCACCCGAGCGCGCGCGTGAAATCCTGACCGATCAGGGGGCCTGCATGGGCTGCCTGTCGGAGTGCCGCTTTTCCAACTGGTCGCAGAAGCCGCCTGCCTATTCCAACGGGCACAAGGCGGACCCGCGTTCCTACTGCATCCAGAAAACCCTGCAGGATGCCGCCCACGCCCATGGGCCGGACCAGGCCGAGGTGATCGACCACAACCTCATGTTCGGCGGCACCAATGCGTGGCGGTTTGCCACCGACCCGTTCTATGCCAACGGTTTCGTGCCCACCGTGGCGCAACTGCTTGAGCGGATCATGACCGGGCGCTAG